The Bacteroidales bacterium genome contains the following window.
GGCTTGTTACTACATGGACCTGGGACCCTCAATCATATCTGAATCCGGCAAACAGCAGCACAACAATTGCTAATCCGCCCTCCACAGTAACTTATACACTTACAGGCACTTCTGACGCAGGCTGTACTGATTCTGAATCAATCAATGTTGTTGTTGACCCTTTACCAGTACTCACGTTTGATATCTTGCCAAATTTATGTATCACTTCCACTCCCTTTTTGCTGACACAAGCTTTGCCTTCAGGAGGCTATTATTCAGGTCCAGGAATTTTCAATGATACTTTATTCCCATCTATGGCAGGTGTCGGTACTCATACTATTACATATTACTACACTGATCAATTGACGGGTTGTTCAAATACTATTACACAAACCATCACTATAGATGCAGGCATTACAGTTTTGGTCAATCCTTCCAGTGTTACCATTTGTCCAGAAAACAATGCTATGCTCACGGCCAGTGGTGCTACCACTTATGTTTGGTCGCCATTTCTTGGGCTTAGCTCCAGCACAGAACCTATTGTTATAGCTCATCCGCCTACAAGCCAGATTTATACTGTGGTAGGTTCTGACCCTAACGGGTGCAGCGGAGCGGCAACCGCAACAGTAAATTATTATAACACTAATATTGTAAATATTTTTGCAGAACCTCCTTGGGGATGCAACCCTGTTCATATTACAGGTAGTTATGTGCCAGAATGGCTTATTAGAGATTCTTCATGGGTGTGGAATTTTGGAGATTACTATAGCAATAGTGATGTGTATCACGAAAAGAACCCTACTCATTTTTATCAGCATGAAGGTAATTATGTAATATCGTTTCATGCTCAGGATACAAACGGGTGTGCTGTAATTGATACCGAATACGTTGAAGTATTCATCACTCCCCAAGCTGATTTTTATTCCATACCCGATGTCGCATACACCGACAACCCCCAAGTTCAGTTTATTGATTTGTCACTTGGTGCAAACTACTGGTTCTGGAATTTTGACGACTATGCCTCCTATGAGTATAACTTTTCTGATCAACAGAACCCCTTCCATATCTTTTCAGACTCCGGCACTTATCTGGTTCAGTTGATAGTAACCAGCAGCCATAATTGTTCTGACACCGTTGAAAAGCCAATAAGGATTAATCAGGAAACTACCATATTCATTCCAAATGCATTTACGCCAAACAATGACTTACTAAATGATGTTTTCAAACCCAGCATTATAGGTATAGATAATGCGTCTTATAAATTCTATATTTTCGACAGGTGGGGCAGGCAGCAATTCTTCACAGATAATGTTGAAAAGGGGTGGAATGGTAAATATGATGATAAAGAATGCGAGACAGGTGTCTATGTTTACCTGATATTATATAAATCATATACAGGAAAAGATTTTAAACTAAAAGGCACTGTGACGTTGGTCAGGTAATTCTTAACAATGTTTAAAATGTTTTGATAAAGAAACGGCCGATAGTTGGTTAAATGTTTTATTATGTGTTATTTTAAAGCTATATCCGTTATTGTTCTTGTGTTTGAAATCGTAAAATTATTAATTGAAATATTTATAACTATACTACAATAATGGCTTTTAAAAATTTTAAAATTGACGAACTTAAAGATATTTCAAAAAATATTCGTAAAGATATATTGCTGAGCCTTGCTGAGGCAGGCTCTGGCCATACCGGAGGCTCACTGGGGTTGGCTGATATATTTACCTGCCTGTATTTTTCTATAATGAACCATAAACCTGATGACCCGGGATGGCCTCTGAGAGACCGGCTTATACTTTCCATTGGCCATGTTGCACCGGTTCTGTATGCTACTTTGGCTCATGTAGGCTATTTCCCTATCGAAGAGTTATTGAGTTTACGTAAATTGTGTTCCCGCCTTCAGGGGCATCCGGGAAGAGACCATGGCCTGCCGGGTATTGAATTGTCTGCCGGTTCACTTGGACAAGGCTTATCTGTTTCGGTGGGGATGGCGCTTGCAGCAAAATATGATAAAGCAAACTACAGGATTTTCTGTGTTATGGGCGACGGAGAATTACAGGAAGGTTCTGTGTGGGAAGCGGCTATGAGTGCAAGCCATCACAAACTTGACAATTTATACGTGATAGTTGACCGCAACAATCTTCAGATTGATGGCAAAACATCAGATGTTATGGAAATAGAGCCCCTGCATGAGAAATGGAAATCTTTTGGATGGGAAGTTATGGAATGTGATGGAAATAATCATGAAGATTTTATTTCTGTATTTGATAAGTTCGAAGAACGAAATTCAAAACCCAGGATTATTATTGCTCATACGATAATGGGAAAAGGAATACCTCCTATAGAGAACGATTACCGCTGGCATGGCAAAGTGCCATCAAAAGAAGAGGCTGAAACATTTATTGGGATGTTAAAATAATTTATTATGGAATTTATCAACAGAGGTAGCAGGCCTACAAAAATCGGTTTTGGAGAAGGTATAGCAGAAGCGGGAAAAAGATTTTCGGATTTATTTGTTTTAGGAGCGGATATTACAGCATCTGTCGGTCTGGATTTATTTGCAAAAACATTTCCCGAACGCTTTTTTTCGCTGGGTATCGCCGAACAAAACTGTGTCGGCGTTGCTGCGGGTTTGGCACTCAATGGGAAAATTCCTGTATTTGCTACCTATGGCGTTTTTGCTGCGTTAAGAGCTGCAGATCAGATAAGGGTTTCTATATGTTACAACAATTTGCATGTGATAATAGGCGGAGCACATGCCGGCATTTCTGTCGGACCTGATGGCGCTACTCACCAGGCTTTGGAAGACTTAGCCGTGATGCGTGTATTGCCTAATATGACTGTGCTTTCACCTTGCGATGCCACGCAGGCAAAATTATTGGTGCTGCATGCAGTTGAAAAATTAAAAGGCCCCGTTTACATTCGCTTTGGACGCGAAGCAGTGCCGGATTTTACATCTGAAAATTTACAAACTGAAATAGGTAAAGGGCAAGTATTTAAAGAAGGTGCTGATGTTTGTATTATTGCGACAGGGCATATGGTGTGGGAAGCCTTGCAGGCGGCTTACCGGCTTGAAGAAAAAGGTGTTAATGCAAGGGTAATAAACTTACATACCGTAAAACCCATTGATAAAAAGATTATTATTGATGCGGCACGAGAATGCAAAAAAATTATTACCGTTGAGGAGCACCAGGTTTCTGCGGGGTTTGGTAGTGCAGTGTCGGAGGTTGTATCACAGGAATGTCCGGCAATTATGAAATTAATTGGTGTTCATGACCGTTTTGGCGAATCGGGGAAACCTGACGAACTGATGAAAAAATTTAAACTGAATGCAGAAGATATTTACAATCTGGTTTTGGAATTCATGGCTGAAAAACATTGAAGCGGATATGAAGATTTTTAAAAGCAGCGGTATATTTATGGCAGTTGTGCTGATTTTTTTATTATCATACTATTTTATAGTGTATAAAAATAAACCTAATCCCCCTCAGGCAAATAATCAGCCTTTGCTCAATACTGCTGATACTTCAAAAACGTTAAGAAAACAATATCAGTTTACAAATGATACGACTGTTACTATTGAATTTCTTACCGGGAAATTTAACCCTGCTAAAGACACAAATTTCATTGAAGTAGATGAAGAATATGCCAACAGAAGAAATATTTATCTGTTGAAAGAAACTTATCAAGCATTTATTGAAATGTATTATGCTGCCCAAAATGAAGGCGTAAAACTGAAAATTATCTCAGGAACAAGAAATTTCAATTATCAGAAATCCATATGGGAACAAAAATGGAATGGCTCCAGGCTTGTTGAAGGCAAAAACCTTGCTGCCACAATAAAAGATACTCTAGAGCGTGCCAGGATAATTTTAAAATATAGTTCAATGCCTGGAACATCACGCCACCATTGGGGCACCGACATTGACCTGAACAGCATGGAAAATAATTATTTTGATTTGCCCGAAGGAAAAAAAGTGTATGAATGGTTGTGTAATTATGCTTCAAAATATGGATTTTGCCAACCTTTCATCACCATGGGGGATTCCCGAAAAACCGGCTATCAGGAAGAAAAATGGCATTGGTCGTATATGCCACTATCCAAAGTTTTTTTAAATGAGTACAGAAAAAAAGTAACATATAGCTCAATCAGTGAATTTTCAGGAAGCAAAGCTGCGAAGGAGTTGGATGTAATCACTAATTATGTAATGAGCATAAATGAAGATTGTGTTACGATAACATATTAATTTGTAGAGCGTTATTTTGGTGAGATTATTGAGTATATTTTTATTTAAAAGTATGTCTCTTTTTTAATGAATTTATTTGAAAGTATTGTAAATAAAAAGTGGTTTTTAATTAATTAGTAACTCAGAATAATTATTGTATTTTTGTGCAAACGAATGTAATGAAAAAACCTCTCATACTCGTAACAAATGACGATGGTATAGCAGCCCCGGGCATTAGATTTCTGACAGGTTTAATGTGTAAATTGGGAGATGTGGTTGTGCTCGCTCCGGACAAACCTCAGTCAGGCATGGGGCACGCCATTACTGTCGCTAACCCAATAAGGATGCAAAAGATTTTGGTGGAAGAACATTACAAAGAATATTGCTGTAGCGGAACACCGGTGGATTGTGTGAAACTTGCTATTGACAAAATACTGCACCGCAAACCTGACTTGCTGGTTTCTGGTATTAATCACGGCTCAAATTCATCGGTAAATATTATTTATTCCGGCACAATGTCGGCAGCGCTTGAAGGTGCTATGGTCAACATTCCTTCGGCAGGATTTTCATTAAACGATTATTCATATCATGCAGATTTTTCGCATACTGCAGGCTATATTAAGAAAATATGTCAGAACCTGTTAAAATCGGGATTGCCTGGAAAAACATGTCTAAATGTTAATTTTCCAAAGAATGAAAAAAAACTCAGGGGGTTAAAAATATGCAGGCAGGCTATTGGCCATTGGAAAGAAGAATTCAGCGAGCGCAAAGACCCTCATGGCAAAAATTACTACTGGCTTACAGGAGTTTTTGAGAACCCCGATAAAGGAAAAGATACCGATGAATGGGCACTGAAAAATAATTTTGTTTCAGTAGTTCCTGTGCATATTGATTTTACAGCACATGACGTTATACCTGTAATTAAAAAGTGGAAATTAGATGTTTAAATTTTTGAAAAAAGATTCTTTTATTCTTGGGCTGATACTGGGAATTGTATTACCGGGCCTGTGTTTTGGTATTTTGTATCTTTTAAATACAACTTTGTTAGTAAACAAGGAAACAGGCCTTTCCATTTTCAAGCTCACCACCATTATTATTTTGAGCCTGATACCCAATGCGGTCGCTTTACGCATTTATCTTGTGAACCTGAAAGCCGATAAAACCGGCAGGGGGATACTATTTTTTACTTTTATTATTGCTATTATTTTTATCATTTTCTATTACATGTAATGAAACATAAGTTAAAAGGAAAAAATATTGTCCTTATTCTTATTATTATCGTTATTGCAGTGATTATAATCCTGATAATTTGGCCTTCAAAACCTCATAATAAAAGAAAACGACAGATACAGAATGAAGTGGTTCGTGAGCCTGTATTCAGAAAAGACGGCGAGTTGAAATTTGTTGATGATGGTTCAATTAAGAAAACCATTAGTATTGAAATTGTACAGTCTGAAGCTGAACGTACACAGGGCCTGATGTTCAGGAAATCAATGCCAGACAGTTGCGGCATGTTGTTTATTTTTGAAGATATGCAGCCGCTTTCTTTCTGGATGAAAAATACACATATCCCTCTCGACATAATCTTTATTGACAATGATTTCAAAATTGTCAGCATTGCAAAAAATACTGTTCCGTTTTCCACAACATCTATTCCTTCAGGTAAAGAAGCTATGTATGCCTTGGAATTAAATGCAGGCTTTTGCGATAAAAATGGTATTAAAGAAGGTGTGAAAATTAAATATAACTTAACCAACATCATATGAATTTATTGAAAATTATATGGAATCCATCTCCTGAGATTTTTACTGCAGGAAATTTTGGCTTGCGCTGGTACGGATTATTGTTTGCAACAGGTTTTTTTCTGGCTTATGCGATATTATATTATATCTATAAACGCGAAAAAATATCTCTCACGCTTCTTGACTGGCTTACATTTTACATTTTTATTGCAGTGCTTATTGGTGCCAGGCTCGGTCATTGCCTGTTCTACGAATGGGACTATTATAAAAACAACCTGTGGGAAATCCTGATGGTGTGGAAAGGCGGCCTGGCCAGTCATGGGGCTGCTATTGCCATCATCATCGCGTTGATTATTTATGTAAAAAAATATAAAGTCAATCTCTGGTGGCTCTTCGACAGGATGGCTATCGTCATCCCTGTTTCGGCGGCTTTTGTGCGTTTAGGAAATCTTATGAATTCAGAGATTTACGGAATAACAACTTCTGTGCCCTGGGGATTTGTGTTTGCTGCTGACAGAGGAGCAGGAAATTTGCCCAGGCACCCTACACAACTTTATGAAGCATTTTCATACCTGCTCATAGCTCTGGTGCTTATTATCCTTTACAGAAAAAATATTGGTATAAATCGTCCCGGTTTGTTTGTGGGCGTTTTTCTGGTAGCCCTATTTACTGCTCGTTTTTTGATTGAATTTCTAAAAGAAGTACAAGTAAACTTTGAGAATAATATGTCGCTTGACATGGGGCAATGGCTGAGTGTCCCCTTTATTCTTCTCGGAATCGGATTCATTGTATTTGCTTTAAGAAAAAACCCAAAAATAATTCAATAAAAAAAGCTGCCTTGAGGGCAGCTTACAGAACTATTTGATTTTTCAGATTATTTTAATTGGGTGGAGTTACTTTTTAAAGCAGCAATTTTTTTAGGTTTTGCTTTCAATACTGTTTTTGCATTCTTGTCTACTTCGGGAGTTAACACAATATCAACAACATCTGATTTTTCGATACTTACTGATTTCATTTGATATCCTGTTGCTACAACATTAAGTGTAACCGTATTTGATGGAACTTTAATGGTGAATTTACCATTTATATCTGTCGCAACGGACGCTTCTTTCGAATCCTTGACCGTTATCATTGCATTCATTATTGGTTTGCCGTTTGTCTTGGTTTTCACAGTC
Protein-coding sequences here:
- the surE gene encoding 5'/3'-nucleotidase SurE, with protein sequence MKKPLILVTNDDGIAAPGIRFLTGLMCKLGDVVVLAPDKPQSGMGHAITVANPIRMQKILVEEHYKEYCCSGTPVDCVKLAIDKILHRKPDLLVSGINHGSNSSVNIIYSGTMSAALEGAMVNIPSAGFSLNDYSYHADFSHTAGYIKKICQNLLKSGLPGKTCLNVNFPKNEKKLRGLKICRQAIGHWKEEFSERKDPHGKNYYWLTGVFENPDKGKDTDEWALKNNFVSVVPVHIDFTAHDVIPVIKKWKLDV
- a CDS encoding M15 family metallopeptidase, which produces MQKIFTIWFWNSWLKNIEADMKIFKSSGIFMAVVLIFLLSYYFIVYKNKPNPPQANNQPLLNTADTSKTLRKQYQFTNDTTVTIEFLTGKFNPAKDTNFIEVDEEYANRRNIYLLKETYQAFIEMYYAAQNEGVKLKIISGTRNFNYQKSIWEQKWNGSRLVEGKNLAATIKDTLERARIILKYSSMPGTSRHHWGTDIDLNSMENNYFDLPEGKKVYEWLCNYASKYGFCQPFITMGDSRKTGYQEEKWHWSYMPLSKVFLNEYRKKVTYSSISEFSGSKAAKELDVITNYVMSINEDCVTITY
- a CDS encoding transketolase family protein — its product is MEFINRGSRPTKIGFGEGIAEAGKRFSDLFVLGADITASVGLDLFAKTFPERFFSLGIAEQNCVGVAAGLALNGKIPVFATYGVFAALRAADQIRVSICYNNLHVIIGGAHAGISVGPDGATHQALEDLAVMRVLPNMTVLSPCDATQAKLLVLHAVEKLKGPVYIRFGREAVPDFTSENLQTEIGKGQVFKEGADVCIIATGHMVWEALQAAYRLEEKGVNARVINLHTVKPIDKKIIIDAARECKKIITVEEHQVSAGFGSAVSEVVSQECPAIMKLIGVHDRFGESGKPDELMKKFKLNAEDIYNLVLEFMAEKH
- a CDS encoding transketolase produces the protein MAFKNFKIDELKDISKNIRKDILLSLAEAGSGHTGGSLGLADIFTCLYFSIMNHKPDDPGWPLRDRLILSIGHVAPVLYATLAHVGYFPIEELLSLRKLCSRLQGHPGRDHGLPGIELSAGSLGQGLSVSVGMALAAKYDKANYRIFCVMGDGELQEGSVWEAAMSASHHKLDNLYVIVDRNNLQIDGKTSDVMEIEPLHEKWKSFGWEVMECDGNNHEDFISVFDKFEERNSKPRIIIAHTIMGKGIPPIENDYRWHGKVPSKEEAETFIGMLK
- a CDS encoding DUF192 domain-containing protein, which encodes MKHKLKGKNIVLILIIIVIAVIIILIIWPSKPHNKRKRQIQNEVVREPVFRKDGELKFVDDGSIKKTISIEIVQSEAERTQGLMFRKSMPDSCGMLFIFEDMQPLSFWMKNTHIPLDIIFIDNDFKIVSIAKNTVPFSTTSIPSGKEAMYALELNAGFCDKNGIKEGVKIKYNLTNII
- the lgt gene encoding prolipoprotein diacylglyceryl transferase, which codes for MNLLKIIWNPSPEIFTAGNFGLRWYGLLFATGFFLAYAILYYIYKREKISLTLLDWLTFYIFIAVLIGARLGHCLFYEWDYYKNNLWEILMVWKGGLASHGAAIAIIIALIIYVKKYKVNLWWLFDRMAIVIPVSAAFVRLGNLMNSEIYGITTSVPWGFVFAADRGAGNLPRHPTQLYEAFSYLLIALVLIILYRKNIGINRPGLFVGVFLVALFTARFLIEFLKEVQVNFENNMSLDMGQWLSVPFILLGIGFIVFALRKNPKIIQ
- a CDS encoding carboxypeptidase-like regulatory domain-containing protein, with protein sequence MKHLIIFCIATILGMSLSSAQSTISGTVKTKTNGKPIMNAMITVKDSKEASVATDINGKFTIKVPSNTVTLNVVATGYQMKSVSIEKSDVVDIVLTPEVDKNAKTVLKAKPKKIAALKSNSTQLK